A section of the Oncorhynchus tshawytscha isolate Ot180627B linkage group LG09, Otsh_v2.0, whole genome shotgun sequence genome encodes:
- the LOC112257693 gene encoding centrosomal protein CCDC61 isoform X2: MHSRLRNRYIQQWRRLPNCQVCRRCDQSREMEVGSVVQEDIIFRGVGFAVKIELEEGLLIVEISDAMTADQWRGEFDPAYIEDLTRKTGNFKQFPIFCSMLESAVSNTSESVTLDLLTYADLELLRNRKAGVVGRPRAQQQSPNLSAKRYLILIYTVEFDRIHYPLPLPYHGKPDPAALQKEIRALKTELNALANHAGHKPAEPEIRRLRAELALVRDEKEALTKALERLQIVGAGSTPGGGARGLREVVRSLEDQLLRERAKSQRSATKRGQEQRRLLEQLEELRASERALRIRVKSLTNELALLRRGRLTPALSGRSASRGDGEIRRSLSRERSLGRVVVRARSGSRERTEERGRRSEGRRADSSGPRTHVSRPSPSPTGSRAPRFDPTAYIQDRQRRLREGELKNQRKVRRDMLASPVLERGRSRSREAYPQLTRAGSGSRGRSLSIESRRSRQSSVNSLVELDELTIGGRKQTYNGPTMPRGGNLTRKPHCSTPTRRIRSDKEGSIDGADLSEIDARLQALQDYMRDLNTGH; this comes from the exons ATGCATTCCCGGTTAAGGAACCGCTACATTCAACAGTGGCGGCGGCTTCCAAACTGTCAG GTCTGTAGACGTTGCGACCAAAGCAGGGAGATGGAGGTGGGCTCAGTGGTACAGGAGGACATTATTTTCCGAGGAGTAGGGTTTGCTGTGAAGATAGAGCTAGAAGAAGGATTGCTAATAGTCGAGATATCTGATGCAATGACAGCTGACCAGTGGAGGGGAGAGTTTGATCCAGCAT ACATCGAAGACCTCACTCGCAAAACAGGCAACTTCAAGCAATTTCCCATCTTCTGCAGCATGTTGGAATCTGCTGTTAGTAAT ACTAGTGAGTCTGTTACCCTTGACCTCTTGACCTATGCTGACCTGGAGCTCCTGCGGAACCGTAAAGCTGGGGTTGTTGGTCGTCCGCGTGCCCAACAGCAATCTCCTAACCTCAGTGCCAAAAGATACCTCATCCTTATCTACACTGTTGAATTTGACAG GATCCACTACCCCCTGCCTCTGCCCTACCATGGCAAGCCTGACCCTGCTGCCCTGCAGAAGGAGATCAGAGCCCTAAAGACTGAGCTAAACGCCCTTGCCAACCATGCAGGGCACAAACCAGCAGAGCCAGAGATACGCCGGCTACGGGCAGA ACTCGCCTTGGTGAGAGATGAGAAGGAGGCCCTGACCAAGGCTCTGGAGCGTCTGCAGATAGTGGGGGCTGGCTCCACCCCTGGAGGAGGGGCTCGGGGGCTCAGAGAGGTGGTCAGGAGTTTAGAGGACCAGCTCCTCAGAGAGAGGGCCAAGAGTCAGCGCTCTGCCACCAAGAGGGGCCAGGAGCAGCGCCGCCTACTGGAGCAG TTGGAGGAGCTAAGAGCATCGGAGCGAGCTCTCCGGATTCGCGTTAAGAGTTTGACCAATGAGCTGGCGTTGCTTAGGCGAGG TAGGTTGACCCCTGCCCTCTCTGGGCGCAGTGCCTCACGGGGTGATGGGGAGATCAGGCGCTCACTGTCCCGGGAGCGCAGTTTGGGACGTGTTGTGGTCAGGGCTCGCTCAGGGTccagggagaggacagaagagaggggtCGAAGGTCAGAAGGTCGTAGGGCAGACTCCTCAGGGCCCCGCACGCATGTTTCCAGACCCTCACCTTCTCCCACag GTTCGCGAGCACCACGCTTCGACCCTACTGCATATATCCAGGACAGACAGCGCCgactgagagagggggagctcAAAAA ccagAGGAAGGTCCGGAGGGACATGCTAGCATCGCCTGTTCTGGAGAGGGGCCGATCTCGGTCCAGGGAGGCATATCCCCAGCTAACCAGGGCAGGCAgtgggagcagagggaggagtttaTCCATAGAGAGTAGGAGGAGCAGACAGTCCTCTGTGAATTCATTGGTGGAGTTAGATGAGTTGACAATCGG AGGAAGGAAGCAGACCTACAATGGTCCAACCATG CCCAGAGGAGGAAATTTGACCAGGAAGCCCCATTGCAGCACTCCCACACGCAGGATACGATCAGACAAAG AGGGCTCCATAGATGGGGCTGACCTGTCTGAGATCGATGCCCGGTTGCAGGCACTACAAGACTATATGAGGGACCTGAACACGGGACACTAA
- the LOC112257693 gene encoding centrosomal protein CCDC61 isoform X1 yields the protein MHSRLRNRYIQQWRRLPNCQVCRRCDQSREMEVGSVVQEDIIFRGVGFAVKIELEEGLLIVEISDAMTADQWRGEFDPAYIEDLTRKTGNFKQFPIFCSMLESAVSNTSESVTLDLLTYADLELLRNRKAGVVGRPRAQQQSPNLSAKRYLILIYTVEFDRIHYPLPLPYHGKPDPAALQKEIRALKTELNALANHAGHKPAEPEIRRLRAELALVRDEKEALTKALERLQIVGAGSTPGGGARGLREVVRSLEDQLLRERAKSQRSATKRGQEQRRLLEQLEELRASERALRIRVKSLTNELALLRRGLVNLSIRLTPALSGRSASRGDGEIRRSLSRERSLGRVVVRARSGSRERTEERGRRSEGRRADSSGPRTHVSRPSPSPTGSRAPRFDPTAYIQDRQRRLREGELKNQRKVRRDMLASPVLERGRSRSREAYPQLTRAGSGSRGRSLSIESRRSRQSSVNSLVELDELTIGGRKQTYNGPTMPRGGNLTRKPHCSTPTRRIRSDKEGSIDGADLSEIDARLQALQDYMRDLNTGH from the exons ATGCATTCCCGGTTAAGGAACCGCTACATTCAACAGTGGCGGCGGCTTCCAAACTGTCAG GTCTGTAGACGTTGCGACCAAAGCAGGGAGATGGAGGTGGGCTCAGTGGTACAGGAGGACATTATTTTCCGAGGAGTAGGGTTTGCTGTGAAGATAGAGCTAGAAGAAGGATTGCTAATAGTCGAGATATCTGATGCAATGACAGCTGACCAGTGGAGGGGAGAGTTTGATCCAGCAT ACATCGAAGACCTCACTCGCAAAACAGGCAACTTCAAGCAATTTCCCATCTTCTGCAGCATGTTGGAATCTGCTGTTAGTAAT ACTAGTGAGTCTGTTACCCTTGACCTCTTGACCTATGCTGACCTGGAGCTCCTGCGGAACCGTAAAGCTGGGGTTGTTGGTCGTCCGCGTGCCCAACAGCAATCTCCTAACCTCAGTGCCAAAAGATACCTCATCCTTATCTACACTGTTGAATTTGACAG GATCCACTACCCCCTGCCTCTGCCCTACCATGGCAAGCCTGACCCTGCTGCCCTGCAGAAGGAGATCAGAGCCCTAAAGACTGAGCTAAACGCCCTTGCCAACCATGCAGGGCACAAACCAGCAGAGCCAGAGATACGCCGGCTACGGGCAGA ACTCGCCTTGGTGAGAGATGAGAAGGAGGCCCTGACCAAGGCTCTGGAGCGTCTGCAGATAGTGGGGGCTGGCTCCACCCCTGGAGGAGGGGCTCGGGGGCTCAGAGAGGTGGTCAGGAGTTTAGAGGACCAGCTCCTCAGAGAGAGGGCCAAGAGTCAGCGCTCTGCCACCAAGAGGGGCCAGGAGCAGCGCCGCCTACTGGAGCAG TTGGAGGAGCTAAGAGCATCGGAGCGAGCTCTCCGGATTCGCGTTAAGAGTTTGACCAATGAGCTGGCGTTGCTTAGGCGAGGGTTAGTCAATCTAAGCAT TAGGTTGACCCCTGCCCTCTCTGGGCGCAGTGCCTCACGGGGTGATGGGGAGATCAGGCGCTCACTGTCCCGGGAGCGCAGTTTGGGACGTGTTGTGGTCAGGGCTCGCTCAGGGTccagggagaggacagaagagaggggtCGAAGGTCAGAAGGTCGTAGGGCAGACTCCTCAGGGCCCCGCACGCATGTTTCCAGACCCTCACCTTCTCCCACag GTTCGCGAGCACCACGCTTCGACCCTACTGCATATATCCAGGACAGACAGCGCCgactgagagagggggagctcAAAAA ccagAGGAAGGTCCGGAGGGACATGCTAGCATCGCCTGTTCTGGAGAGGGGCCGATCTCGGTCCAGGGAGGCATATCCCCAGCTAACCAGGGCAGGCAgtgggagcagagggaggagtttaTCCATAGAGAGTAGGAGGAGCAGACAGTCCTCTGTGAATTCATTGGTGGAGTTAGATGAGTTGACAATCGG AGGAAGGAAGCAGACCTACAATGGTCCAACCATG CCCAGAGGAGGAAATTTGACCAGGAAGCCCCATTGCAGCACTCCCACACGCAGGATACGATCAGACAAAG AGGGCTCCATAGATGGGGCTGACCTGTCTGAGATCGATGCCCGGTTGCAGGCACTACAAGACTATATGAGGGACCTGAACACGGGACACTAA
- the LOC112257693 gene encoding centrosomal protein CCDC61 isoform X3 — protein sequence MEVGSVVQEDIIFRGVGFAVKIELEEGLLIVEISDAMTADQWRGEFDPAYIEDLTRKTGNFKQFPIFCSMLESAVSNTSESVTLDLLTYADLELLRNRKAGVVGRPRAQQQSPNLSAKRYLILIYTVEFDRIHYPLPLPYHGKPDPAALQKEIRALKTELNALANHAGHKPAEPEIRRLRAELALVRDEKEALTKALERLQIVGAGSTPGGGARGLREVVRSLEDQLLRERAKSQRSATKRGQEQRRLLEQLEELRASERALRIRVKSLTNELALLRRGLVNLSIRLTPALSGRSASRGDGEIRRSLSRERSLGRVVVRARSGSRERTEERGRRSEGRRADSSGPRTHVSRPSPSPTGSRAPRFDPTAYIQDRQRRLREGELKNQRKVRRDMLASPVLERGRSRSREAYPQLTRAGSGSRGRSLSIESRRSRQSSVNSLVELDELTIGGRKQTYNGPTMPRGGNLTRKPHCSTPTRRIRSDKEGSIDGADLSEIDARLQALQDYMRDLNTGH from the exons ATGGAGGTGGGCTCAGTGGTACAGGAGGACATTATTTTCCGAGGAGTAGGGTTTGCTGTGAAGATAGAGCTAGAAGAAGGATTGCTAATAGTCGAGATATCTGATGCAATGACAGCTGACCAGTGGAGGGGAGAGTTTGATCCAGCAT ACATCGAAGACCTCACTCGCAAAACAGGCAACTTCAAGCAATTTCCCATCTTCTGCAGCATGTTGGAATCTGCTGTTAGTAAT ACTAGTGAGTCTGTTACCCTTGACCTCTTGACCTATGCTGACCTGGAGCTCCTGCGGAACCGTAAAGCTGGGGTTGTTGGTCGTCCGCGTGCCCAACAGCAATCTCCTAACCTCAGTGCCAAAAGATACCTCATCCTTATCTACACTGTTGAATTTGACAG GATCCACTACCCCCTGCCTCTGCCCTACCATGGCAAGCCTGACCCTGCTGCCCTGCAGAAGGAGATCAGAGCCCTAAAGACTGAGCTAAACGCCCTTGCCAACCATGCAGGGCACAAACCAGCAGAGCCAGAGATACGCCGGCTACGGGCAGA ACTCGCCTTGGTGAGAGATGAGAAGGAGGCCCTGACCAAGGCTCTGGAGCGTCTGCAGATAGTGGGGGCTGGCTCCACCCCTGGAGGAGGGGCTCGGGGGCTCAGAGAGGTGGTCAGGAGTTTAGAGGACCAGCTCCTCAGAGAGAGGGCCAAGAGTCAGCGCTCTGCCACCAAGAGGGGCCAGGAGCAGCGCCGCCTACTGGAGCAG TTGGAGGAGCTAAGAGCATCGGAGCGAGCTCTCCGGATTCGCGTTAAGAGTTTGACCAATGAGCTGGCGTTGCTTAGGCGAGGGTTAGTCAATCTAAGCAT TAGGTTGACCCCTGCCCTCTCTGGGCGCAGTGCCTCACGGGGTGATGGGGAGATCAGGCGCTCACTGTCCCGGGAGCGCAGTTTGGGACGTGTTGTGGTCAGGGCTCGCTCAGGGTccagggagaggacagaagagaggggtCGAAGGTCAGAAGGTCGTAGGGCAGACTCCTCAGGGCCCCGCACGCATGTTTCCAGACCCTCACCTTCTCCCACag GTTCGCGAGCACCACGCTTCGACCCTACTGCATATATCCAGGACAGACAGCGCCgactgagagagggggagctcAAAAA ccagAGGAAGGTCCGGAGGGACATGCTAGCATCGCCTGTTCTGGAGAGGGGCCGATCTCGGTCCAGGGAGGCATATCCCCAGCTAACCAGGGCAGGCAgtgggagcagagggaggagtttaTCCATAGAGAGTAGGAGGAGCAGACAGTCCTCTGTGAATTCATTGGTGGAGTTAGATGAGTTGACAATCGG AGGAAGGAAGCAGACCTACAATGGTCCAACCATG CCCAGAGGAGGAAATTTGACCAGGAAGCCCCATTGCAGCACTCCCACACGCAGGATACGATCAGACAAAG AGGGCTCCATAGATGGGGCTGACCTGTCTGAGATCGATGCCCGGTTGCAGGCACTACAAGACTATATGAGGGACCTGAACACGGGACACTAA
- the LOC112257693 gene encoding centrosomal protein CCDC61 isoform X4, whose translation MLESAVSNTSESVTLDLLTYADLELLRNRKAGVVGRPRAQQQSPNLSAKRYLILIYTVEFDRIHYPLPLPYHGKPDPAALQKEIRALKTELNALANHAGHKPAEPEIRRLRAELALVRDEKEALTKALERLQIVGAGSTPGGGARGLREVVRSLEDQLLRERAKSQRSATKRGQEQRRLLEQLEELRASERALRIRVKSLTNELALLRRGLVNLSIRLTPALSGRSASRGDGEIRRSLSRERSLGRVVVRARSGSRERTEERGRRSEGRRADSSGPRTHVSRPSPSPTGSRAPRFDPTAYIQDRQRRLREGELKNQRKVRRDMLASPVLERGRSRSREAYPQLTRAGSGSRGRSLSIESRRSRQSSVNSLVELDELTIGGRKQTYNGPTMPRGGNLTRKPHCSTPTRRIRSDKEGSIDGADLSEIDARLQALQDYMRDLNTGH comes from the exons ATGTTGGAATCTGCTGTTAGTAAT ACTAGTGAGTCTGTTACCCTTGACCTCTTGACCTATGCTGACCTGGAGCTCCTGCGGAACCGTAAAGCTGGGGTTGTTGGTCGTCCGCGTGCCCAACAGCAATCTCCTAACCTCAGTGCCAAAAGATACCTCATCCTTATCTACACTGTTGAATTTGACAG GATCCACTACCCCCTGCCTCTGCCCTACCATGGCAAGCCTGACCCTGCTGCCCTGCAGAAGGAGATCAGAGCCCTAAAGACTGAGCTAAACGCCCTTGCCAACCATGCAGGGCACAAACCAGCAGAGCCAGAGATACGCCGGCTACGGGCAGA ACTCGCCTTGGTGAGAGATGAGAAGGAGGCCCTGACCAAGGCTCTGGAGCGTCTGCAGATAGTGGGGGCTGGCTCCACCCCTGGAGGAGGGGCTCGGGGGCTCAGAGAGGTGGTCAGGAGTTTAGAGGACCAGCTCCTCAGAGAGAGGGCCAAGAGTCAGCGCTCTGCCACCAAGAGGGGCCAGGAGCAGCGCCGCCTACTGGAGCAG TTGGAGGAGCTAAGAGCATCGGAGCGAGCTCTCCGGATTCGCGTTAAGAGTTTGACCAATGAGCTGGCGTTGCTTAGGCGAGGGTTAGTCAATCTAAGCAT TAGGTTGACCCCTGCCCTCTCTGGGCGCAGTGCCTCACGGGGTGATGGGGAGATCAGGCGCTCACTGTCCCGGGAGCGCAGTTTGGGACGTGTTGTGGTCAGGGCTCGCTCAGGGTccagggagaggacagaagagaggggtCGAAGGTCAGAAGGTCGTAGGGCAGACTCCTCAGGGCCCCGCACGCATGTTTCCAGACCCTCACCTTCTCCCACag GTTCGCGAGCACCACGCTTCGACCCTACTGCATATATCCAGGACAGACAGCGCCgactgagagagggggagctcAAAAA ccagAGGAAGGTCCGGAGGGACATGCTAGCATCGCCTGTTCTGGAGAGGGGCCGATCTCGGTCCAGGGAGGCATATCCCCAGCTAACCAGGGCAGGCAgtgggagcagagggaggagtttaTCCATAGAGAGTAGGAGGAGCAGACAGTCCTCTGTGAATTCATTGGTGGAGTTAGATGAGTTGACAATCGG AGGAAGGAAGCAGACCTACAATGGTCCAACCATG CCCAGAGGAGGAAATTTGACCAGGAAGCCCCATTGCAGCACTCCCACACGCAGGATACGATCAGACAAAG AGGGCTCCATAGATGGGGCTGACCTGTCTGAGATCGATGCCCGGTTGCAGGCACTACAAGACTATATGAGGGACCTGAACACGGGACACTAA